Proteins encoded by one window of Luteitalea sp.:
- a CDS encoding DUF2064 domain-containing protein encodes MTGLGLVISIVIPAWRDDEPQLRALLADLADIAGVEVVVAAPADEVAAHDDLRAVHPRVRWVFAPRGRASQMNAGAAVTHGDWLLFLHADSRLSHGWQDVMCRAARDEGIIGGSYRLTLDSRDWRARVIEAGVRARVSVFGLPYGDQALFVRRDVFAALGGYRDVPLMEDVDFVRRLTRLGSLLHDELPVLTSARKWERDGWMCRSVENVWLATLYFAGVSPAVLARRYFGRRRVVVAMMVRAPRMGGKTRLTADVPTAEPPALRTALVRDTLEVIRSVEHVDRVVLCQPAEACEELRGIVGSTTDVMAQHGGDLGQRLHGAFEDLFRLGAAAAIIVGSNVPHLPVRLLLLAKRALEEPGERVVLGPTADGEYYLVGLKSPHQELFAGIEWGTGHVLHQTIALARRHHLEVRLLEPWYCIHQWSDLLCLEDESPDAAPLTRTWLHETGLASTRSARPGIAH; translated from the coding sequence ATGACTGGCCTTGGCCTGGTGATTTCCATCGTGATTCCAGCGTGGCGCGACGATGAGCCGCAGCTTCGTGCGCTGCTGGCGGATCTCGCTGACATCGCTGGCGTCGAGGTCGTTGTCGCCGCCCCCGCAGACGAAGTGGCGGCCCACGATGACCTGCGTGCGGTCCATCCTCGCGTCCGATGGGTGTTTGCCCCTCGCGGCCGGGCGTCGCAGATGAACGCGGGGGCAGCCGTCACACACGGCGACTGGTTGCTATTTCTGCACGCGGACTCACGCCTGTCGCATGGATGGCAGGACGTGATGTGCAGGGCTGCCCGCGACGAGGGCATCATCGGCGGCTCGTACCGCTTGACGCTCGATAGCCGCGATTGGCGTGCCCGCGTGATCGAAGCGGGCGTGCGGGCGCGCGTCAGTGTCTTCGGCCTACCGTATGGCGATCAAGCGCTGTTCGTGCGCCGCGATGTCTTCGCGGCGCTGGGTGGCTACCGGGATGTGCCGTTGATGGAAGACGTCGATTTCGTCCGGCGGCTCACACGGCTCGGATCGCTGCTCCATGACGAGCTGCCGGTGCTGACATCTGCGCGCAAATGGGAGCGTGACGGGTGGATGTGTCGAAGCGTGGAGAACGTGTGGCTGGCCACCTTGTACTTCGCTGGCGTTTCGCCGGCCGTGCTCGCGCGGCGCTATTTTGGTCGACGGCGGGTCGTCGTCGCGATGATGGTGCGTGCGCCACGGATGGGTGGCAAGACTCGTCTCACGGCCGATGTCCCGACTGCGGAGCCTCCAGCGCTTCGGACGGCCCTGGTTCGTGACACGCTGGAGGTCATCCGCTCCGTGGAGCACGTCGACCGCGTCGTGCTCTGCCAACCTGCCGAGGCCTGTGAAGAGTTGCGCGGAATCGTCGGATCAACGACCGACGTCATGGCGCAACACGGTGGTGATCTCGGCCAGCGGTTGCACGGCGCCTTCGAAGACCTGTTTCGCCTGGGCGCGGCGGCGGCGATCATCGTCGGCTCGAATGTGCCACACTTGCCCGTGCGCCTCTTGCTCTTGGCCAAGCGCGCGCTGGAGGAACCGGGCGAGCGGGTCGTCCTTGGGCCAACCGCTGACGGTGAATATTACCTCGTGGGGCTGAAGTCACCGCACCAGGAATTGTTTGCCGGCATCGAGTGGGGGACCGGCCACGTGTTGCACCAGACCATCGCGCTGGCGCGGCGGCATCATCTGGAGGTTCGGCTTCTCGAACCGTGGTACTGCATTCACCAGTGGTCGGACCTGCTGTGCCTGGAGGACGAGAGTCCCGACGCGGCACCCTTGACGCGGACGTGGCTACACGAAACGGGCCTCGCCTCCACGAGGAGTGCACGTCCGGGCATCGCGCATTGA